From Psychrobacillus sp. FSL K6-2836, a single genomic window includes:
- a CDS encoding acyl-CoA carboxylase subunit beta, translated as MGETKGYNDRLEEKLASVYSGGHEKYHEKMKEQNKLFVRDRLALLFDNGEYIEDGRFANVEAGDLPADGVVTATGKVNGQTVCVMANDSTVKAGSWGSRTVEKIIRIQEIAEKNRVPMLYLVDSAGARITDQLDMFPNRRGAGRIFHNQVRLSGFIPQVCLLFGPSAAGGAYIPAFCDVVFMVEGNASMYLGSPRMAEKVIGEKVTLEEMGGARMHCTVSGVGDVLVSTEEEAILEAKRYLSFFPSNYTEKPKQVEPKAIKEGRTLEEIIPENQNAPFDMYEAIDAIIDEGTFFDVKKLFAPELITGLARIDGRAVGIIANQPKAKGGVLFVDSADKATKFISLCDAFSIPLIFLADVPGFMIGTKVERAGIIRHGAKLIAAMSSATVPKISVIVRKAYGAGLYAMAGPAFEPDVCIALPTAQIAVMGPEAAVNAVYSNKIEAIEDPKERLKFVQEKHAEYKEEIDIYKLASEMIIDEIVAPSNLRLELANRLRFYEDKQIVNAPRKHPVLPV; from the coding sequence GTGGGAGAAACAAAAGGGTATAATGATAGATTAGAAGAAAAGCTGGCATCCGTTTATTCGGGTGGACATGAAAAGTATCATGAAAAAATGAAAGAACAAAATAAATTATTTGTACGTGATCGTTTAGCATTACTTTTCGATAATGGGGAATATATCGAGGATGGTCGCTTTGCAAATGTCGAAGCAGGGGATTTACCGGCAGATGGGGTTGTAACTGCAACTGGTAAAGTAAATGGGCAAACTGTATGTGTTATGGCCAATGATTCCACTGTGAAAGCCGGATCCTGGGGATCACGTACTGTTGAAAAAATTATTCGTATTCAAGAAATAGCGGAAAAAAATAGAGTGCCAATGTTGTACCTAGTAGACTCGGCTGGAGCGCGTATTACCGACCAATTAGACATGTTTCCAAATCGTCGTGGAGCAGGAAGGATATTTCATAACCAAGTAAGACTATCTGGTTTTATACCACAGGTTTGCTTATTATTTGGTCCTTCTGCTGCTGGAGGAGCATATATCCCTGCGTTTTGTGATGTTGTCTTTATGGTTGAGGGTAATGCTTCTATGTATTTAGGTTCGCCTCGAATGGCTGAGAAGGTTATCGGAGAAAAGGTGACACTGGAAGAAATGGGTGGAGCCCGTATGCATTGTACGGTCAGTGGTGTAGGGGATGTACTTGTTTCTACAGAAGAAGAAGCGATTTTAGAGGCTAAACGCTACTTAAGCTTCTTCCCGTCAAACTACACAGAGAAACCAAAACAAGTCGAACCAAAGGCAATTAAAGAAGGAAGAACGCTGGAAGAAATCATTCCAGAAAATCAAAATGCACCATTTGATATGTACGAAGCAATTGATGCGATTATCGATGAAGGGACCTTCTTTGATGTGAAGAAGCTATTCGCACCAGAGCTAATTACAGGATTAGCGCGAATTGATGGCAGAGCAGTAGGTATTATTGCCAATCAGCCGAAAGCTAAAGGTGGAGTGCTCTTTGTGGATTCTGCCGATAAAGCGACGAAATTCATCTCACTTTGTGATGCATTTTCTATTCCATTAATATTCCTAGCTGACGTTCCTGGATTTATGATAGGAACGAAAGTAGAGAGAGCTGGTATTATTAGACATGGAGCTAAGCTGATTGCAGCGATGAGCTCTGCAACAGTGCCAAAGATCTCTGTTATTGTACGTAAAGCATATGGAGCTGGTTTATATGCAATGGCTGGTCCGGCGTTTGAACCAGATGTGTGCATAGCTTTACCTACAGCTCAAATTGCTGTAATGGGTCCAGAAGCTGCGGTTAATGCTGTATATTCAAACAAAATCGAAGCAATCGAAGATCCAAAAGAACGTTTGAAATTCGTTCAAGAAAAGCACGCGGAATATAAAGAGGAAATTGACATTTATAAACTTGCTTCTGAAATGATCATCGATGAGATTGTTGCGCCAAGTAATCTACGCTTGGAGCTTGCAAATCGTCTGCGTTTTTATGAAGATAAACAAATAGTTAATGCACCTCGAAAACATCCAGTGCTTCCTGTATAA
- a CDS encoding acetyl-CoA carboxylase biotin carboxyl carrier protein subunit, with translation MKNLESTMAGTVFTVNVAVGEEVSAGQVVMVLESMKMEIPIEAETAGKVATINAGEGDFVNEGDVLVTFE, from the coding sequence ATGAAAAATTTAGAATCGACTATGGCAGGAACAGTATTTACAGTAAATGTAGCAGTTGGAGAAGAAGTGTCAGCTGGACAGGTTGTCATGGTATTGGAATCGATGAAAATGGAGATTCCAATAGAAGCGGAAACAGCAGGTAAAGTTGCAACAATTAATGCAGGTGAAGGTGATTTTGTAAATGAAGGCGATGTTTTAGTGACGTTTGAATAA